The DNA region AAGAATTAATGCGGGACATGCAAAACGAAATAGCGTTGATAAAGGTCGATCCTTCGTTTGTTGCTGAAATTAAAAAAAATAAAGTATCGATCTCAAAAAAATCTCTGCTGCCGGCAGTGTTTCTTTTGATGTTTATGTTTGTTCTGCAATCATGCTGTAGCGATAACGAGCAAATGAGCAAACCTCCCCAGGTTTTAGCAAAAAGACCTCCAGCTGTTACTGTTGTTAAAGCTTATGAAAAAAGAGACGCGGTAAAGACAGATTTAACTGATGAAACAAATAAAAGATCTGTTTTTATAGATACAATAATTATACCAAGTGAAGCCAAGTTTTTTAATGATGTACGTCTCAAAGGTAATATGAGCTGTGATAATGTGCAGGTGCTGATAGAGGATGAAGAAAATCAACCTGACCTTAAGTGCCTCGACATGTCTTTAGGGGCAGTGGCTAAATATACGGCTAACAGCAAAGAATCGGTTCATATAGGATATCTTCTGGGTGTTATTACTCAGAAACCTGAATTTAAGAATATTCATCTTAATGCTGATAAAGATGAGATGATTGAACTCAAAAAGCGTAATTTAAAGCCGACAAATCAAAATATTGCCTCTTTGAGACTGCTTGATAAACTAAAAACACATAAACGTTTCGGCAAACTTATGCCATGGGTGAGCATTACCGATGACGGGACTCTTACCGCTACAACAGATTTTATTCCTGCTTTAGATAATGGTCAAACAAGCTGGTCTTTAATAGCTGTTTTGGGCGTTTTAGAGGGCAGTGAGGACGCCCTGTCAAGAGAGATAGCGTGTTTGGCAAAAGAGGTACTCGGGGTTCATAATTATGCTCCGTTTTACGATTATCGGTCAGGTCTCATGTTTGCTGAGGTGAATAGTGATTTAAGCAAAAGAGGCGGGTATAAACTCAGTGATATGTATGAAGGGACAATGGCAGTATTATATGGGATATTGCACGGGCAGGTTCCTGAAACAGCTTGGGATAATCTTATTATTGATACAGTTGAATACACAACACAAGGCGGTGAGGTAATAGATGTATTACAGGGGTTTAGAGGGTCATTTCACGAATTGTGGGCTTTAGGATGGCTTCCTTATATGGACAGTTCACTTAATGTGCTTTTTAAAAATTTTCTCTATGCTCAGCTTGATCATGCGCGTAAACACGGGCTCCCCGGTATTGGTGCTACCTGCTATACTAATAAAGGATATCAGCAAATAGGCCCGTTTGCATTGGCTTCACACAGGGGTAAGCGGCAGGATGTTTCGACTGCGTATGCTACCGCTATGACAGTTTTGGTTGATCGCCAGGCGGGTGAAAAATGGTTTATTAATCTCTATAAATATCCTGGAATGGCAGGTAATTACGGAATAATTGAATCTGTCGCGCCTGATGGATATGGAAATATTTTTACTACCGATAGTAAAGGGCTTATCCTTTTATCTTTATCGGGAGGGCTGAACAAAGAAGTGACGGCCTATCTAAAAACACATAAGGTGCCGGGAACAGATATTTCAATGCATGAAAAACTTATGGAGCTTTTTGAAAGAAAATATCTTCAGCTTATGAAAAAAAGAAACGAGGCACCTATAAGAACGTTTTCTTCTCCGTACCCACTGCCGGCAAAAAAACAAATACAGTTAGCGGTAAAAGAAGAATCATCAGGCCCCGCGCAATTTGAAATTATTTCTGTATTGCAGAGCGAACATCATCATGGCCTGTATGTTGATGAAAATTGGATACATCCCGCGGGGGGGATTTCGATAAAATATAATATACCCCGTGATGCCGCTGATAAATATGCGTGGAAAGGAACGTTTATCTCTCCGGTAAATATTGCTGATAACCGCTACTTGAGTGTGACAATGCCTTCCGACACCCCGCGCTATATATTTAATATTGAGCTTAAAAACAGTTTAAGAAGCTTTATTCTTGCGCATGCTGTTATTGATACCGTTACTAAAGAAGATGTTATTTATTCGAAAGATGGGAAAAAGAAAACCATAGTTGTTCGTATTTATCCGATAAAAAAATCTAAACAGTATGATTGTGATTATTTCGCAATTAGCATTGATGATCCTAAGTATAAAAATGTTCCGTTTCGAGGCGAATTTGAGATTAGTAAAATAGAAATATCTAAAAATAGTCCCTTAACCGGAATGAAACCGGTGAAGCCGCTTGATAAAATCATAAAACTGCCCGGCACGGATAATGTTTTTCCGTATATTACCTGGCCTCATGGCGGTCTTCTTATTAAAAAGTTTGGTAGTAAGAGAACGGTTTCTTTTAAGGGGAGAGGATGGAAAGGGGGATATGTTGCCCCTCCACGAAATGTCGGATCGAAATATGCCGGGGGGCATGTGAATATTATTGTCCGTAATCTCCATTATCTGCCTTCACACTTTTTGCTCGAAATGAAAAATGAAAAAATAAATCTTTTGAAAGGCGGTAAGTATAAAGTGAATGTGCCTGCGGGTGGGGATTGGCAGGTTGTACAGGTGCCGTTACCGGACAATCCTGATATGCTGCTTAATTATATAGCTATAGCAGATGTATATGGATCTGTTGAAATTGGAGGTATCACTTTTGATTCTTTTCCCGCAGGTAGTACATATGCGCTTAAAGTTAGTGATATTTCTCCGGTAGAAGAAAAAATACCGGTTAAAGCCTTTAAGGAAACGATGAATATATTTTCCAGTGTGCCTTCAACGTTTAGCGATATTCCTGATTCGCGTGGAGCAGTTAACGTAAAACTGTCTAAAGATGGAACCGCTGAGATTGACTATGATTTTAAAAACAATGACAGGTGGCTGGGTATTTCATATAACGTACCTGATAACATCACTAAAAAATACAAAACCCTGCGTGTTGAGCATAGCGGTGATGCGGTACAATTTGAATTTAAGATTAACGATAAGACACATATTATTACAACTGCACGCGGCGGTACAGATTTTACCATAACTGATTACGCGCGGCAGATTGTAGTCGCTTTAACACCTCAGGGCGCGGAAAAGAAATCCGGTAAGCTAAATATTAAGGTGAGCATGGTGGATAAGAGGGGAAAAGACCTGGCGTTTCCAGGAATAATTGCTCGGCATGAAGATACCAACCGAATACTAAAAACGCATCTTAATAATGAAGGTGCAATTAGCGTAAAGATAAATTTTAAGGCCGATACTATTGATTACGATACAGTTAAAGTAGTGGATGACAAATTAGTTGAGGGTAGCGAGGTTGAATTTGCTCTAACACCTGATTTCAAGACAAAGATGCGGGCGGCAGTAAAGTTAATAAAAGATAATAAGGTTAAAACAGCTCTTCCCGAAGGTGTGACAATTGATCAGCTGAAAGAAGCAATAGCTAAAAAAGGAATATTTTTCTATAACGATGTAACACTAGGTAACGATGTGTTTGCGCATACCGGTATGCAGATAAACATGCCGATTGGTATGTTAATGAATGCAAGCACCGAAGACGCTGCAAAGCTTCTTCTTGAAGAAGCAAAACATGTCGTTATAGATGATCCTGAACATAAGATAATAAAACATGATGAGGGATTAAGGCAGAGATTGTTGGCTGTAGCGTTAACAGAAGGTAAACGTGCTAATGCTATCGCTAAAGAAATGGCTGATACAGCGCAGGTTAAAGCTTACAATACGTTAGCGAATAGCGCGATAGCGAAAGACGCGGCAGAAAAAGAAAAAATGACAGTGATATATCTTGCTGTTGATCCTGACTTTATGATTAATCTTGATAGGGAAATGAAAAAACGTAAAGGAAAGAAAAACTTCAAGATAGTACCGGTATATAAAGAAAGCTTTATGAGAGCGTTTGAATACTTAAATAAGGTGTCTGAAGAGTATAAAGAAGCTCTTTTACCTGCGGTAGATGTAGCTGTTTTTAATGCGGACTATCGTACAGATAAAGAGACCTTAGAAGACGCGCTTATTAACTACGCGGGAATAGAATTAGACGCAAAAATAAAGGCGCAGGACATAGGGCTTATCAATTCAGGGAACGAGAAATATAGAATACCGATAGAGAAGACAGAAAAGATACTGGGAATGGTACCAAAACAGCTTGGAAAAGATGAAATATACAACGTGGGCTCGTTACTTGATGTCATGGAAATAGGTATTATGGCACGGCGTCTAGCAGGAGCAAACTTTGATACACTCACGTTTGCTGAACTTGCTGATTACCTTGAAGCAGACATGAAAGGACAGTTCCTTGCAGCGTTAAAAGAACTTAATATTGCACAGACGGAGAATGTAGCTAAGACTGTTATGGCACCTGTACCAATAAAAGGCGCCTCTGAAATGCTGCGTACAAATGTAAATTCACTGAGAGCAATAATGATAGCGGCATAGTTTCGTAGCTCGTGGTTCGTATCTCGTATCTCGATAAAAGGCGTCCCCCGATATATCGGGGGGACGCTTTTCTTTTATTCTAATTACAGATCATAGGGCCTTGTAATTATCATTTTTTATGCAAGGCTTCCGCCACAAAGCAACAGCGGATCATGGAAAAGCCTTACCCTACAGCAAGTTAAGATGTCTTTCTCTCTCCCTTTTTTTTGCAAAATTTTATATATAGTGTGCAATGCTAAAAGATAGGAATTATTCTTTATATGTCATCCTTTATATGTCATTGACAAAGATGATGTTATAATGTTAAATATCTGTGGTATAAAATGGATTCTTCAATATATATAATTATTGCGACAATATTACTTTTTTTATTTGCGATCACTATACATGAGTTTTCTCATGGGTGGATTGCGTATAAATGCGGTGACAATACTGCTATGAGTATGGGGAGGCTAACACTTAACCCGCTTTCACATATTGATATTTTTGGTACGGTGATTTTACCGCTTTTACTTCTGTTTTCCGGGTTGCCGCCATTTGGGTATGCAAAACCGGTACCGGTAAATTTTGGTAATTTGGGTAATCCAAAAAGAGATATGATATGGGTTGCGATTGCCGGTCCCGCATCGAATATTGTGGCTGCAGTTGCGATAGCTCTTATCCTAAAGGTTCTGCATATATCGTTTTCAAGTGTTGCAGGCAAAGTGCTTTTTTACGGGATGGTCATAAATTTGTATTTGGCGATATTTAATCTTTTTCCTATACCGCCTTTGGATGGCTCGAGAGTTGTTACCGGACTATTACCGTATCGGTATGCAGTGCCCTATAATAAGATCGAACCCTTCGGGTTTTTAATAATTTTAGGACTGTTTTATTTTGGCATTCTTCAGCGTATACTGACTCCTATTGTTATACTGTTTTTGAAGTTTATGGGTTTTGGTAACGTAATGCATTGATGAGGAAAGTAAAAAAGCAAAAGTAAAGAGGTAAAAATTCGGATGAATACAGAAAACACCGGGTCATACAAAGTGGATTTAGAGGTTTTTGAAGGACCGCTTGATCTCTTGTTGTATCTGATCAAAAAAGATGAAATAGATATATATGATATTCCCATAGAGAAGATCACTGATCAATATCTCGAGTATATGGAATTATTAAAAATGCTCGATATAGATATTGCCGGCGAGTTTCTTGTTATGGCCGCAACACTAATGTATATAAAAAGCCGCACGCTTTTACCGGTTGAAGATCAGCTGCCGCTTGAAGAGGATGAAGAAGATCCGCGGTTTGAACTGGTAAAACAGCTTTTAGAGTATAAGAAATTTAAGGAATTTGCCGAGCAGTTACGGGATAAAGAGCATGAACAGGCAAATGTTTTTGCGCGCTCATTAGGAAAAGAGGTTGTTGTTGAAGAAGAAGGAGCGGAAAAACCACCACTTGATGTAAACATATTTGACTTGATAACGGCTTTTTCAGATGTGTTAAATAGGGCAGATGAGATCAGCCTTACAAAAATGTTTGATGATAAGTTCACGGTTGAAGATAAGCGTGCTCATCTTATTGATAGATTACAGTCTGAAAACAAGATAAAATTTAATGATTTATTTACGAATCTTACTACACGACCGGAAATTATTGTGACATTTTTAGCGCTACTCGAATTAATACGGTTAAAACAGGCACGGGCAATACAGGATGAAGCTTTTGGGGAATTAGTTATTGCAAGAGTTGAACAAGAATAAATATAGAGGACATTATGAGCGAACATACATTAAAGTCAATTGTTGAAGCATTGCTATTCGTTACAGACAGACCATTAACATTAAAGGAGATCAGAGATATTGTGCAGGATACTGCTAATGTAGATTCCGGAGATATTCGGGCGGTTATTGATGAATTGTCTAAAGAATATCGTGAATCGAAAAGAAGCTATCAAATTATTGAAATAGCAAACGCGTTCCAGTTTCGCACATTGCCTGAATTTGCGCCATGGCTGTCAAAATTGTTCCGTCAGGAAAGCAAAAGCAAGCTCAGTCAGCCTGCTCTTGAAACATTGGCAATTATATCGTATAAACAGCCGATTACCCGTATTGAAATCGAATCGATTAGAGGGGTCAATATAGACGGTATTATGAAAACGTTGCTTGAAAAAGATCTTATTAAAATTGTAGGGAAAAAAGATGTTCCCGGACATCCATTCTTGTTTGGTACGACAAAGACGTTTCTTTCTCATTTCGGTTTGAAAGATCTCGATGAGTTGCCGCAAATGAGCGAATTTAAAGAAATGATCAAGGCTGAAAAGGAACAAGTTGTTGATGATGTAAAGGGATGGGCGAAATAAATAAAAGTAAAAAGTAAAAAGGCAAAAGTTAAAAATCCAAAATTAAAGACAAAAAGTATAATGAGGGAAATATGAACCTTAAAGAAATGAGAGAAAAAATAAATACATATGATACGAAGATCATTAAGCTGATCAATGAACGCATTAAAGTCGCGCTCAAGATAGGGAAGCTTAAAGTACAGAATAATGCTGATATCTATGCCCCTGAACGCGAAAAAGAGGTCTATAACCGTGTGGTTAAGGAAAATATGGGACCACTCAAAGATATGTCGATAAAGGCTATATACCGTGAAATTATGTCCGGTGCATTATCACTTGAAAAACAGCTTGTGATCGCATATTTAGGGCCGGCAGCTTCATATACGCACCAAGCGGCGTTAAGCAAGTTTGGGTCGAGTCTTGATTATATTCCTATGAAAAATATCACTGATGTGTTTACCGAGGTTGAAAAGGGATATGCTGATTATGGTGTTGTCCCTATTGAAAACTCTACGGAAGGGATAATAAATCATACGCTCGATATGTTTGTTGATTCGAGTCTGAAGATATATTCTGAAGTCTATCTTGAGATAAACCATAATCTTCTTGCACGTGAAAAAGGATTACAAAAAATTAAAAAGATATATTCGAATCCGCAGGTGTTTGGTCAGTGCAGAGGATGGCTTCAGGCTAATGTGCCGAATGCGGAGTTGGTCGAAGTGTCGAGTACAACACGTGCCGCGCAAATAGCGCAAAAAGAAAAGAATGCTGCCGCACTTGCGGGAATACTGGCAAGTGAACTGTATGGGTTACGTGTTATTGCAGAAGGGATTGAAGACGCGTCACATAATGTGACACGGTTTTTGATTATTGGTAAACGATCCGGAAAAAAGACATCCGACGATAAAACATCGATAATGTTTTCAGTAAAAGATAAGGTCGGCGCATTGTACGAAGCGTTACTGCCATTTAGAAAAAATAATATTAACTTAACGAAGATTGAGTCGCGGCCATCAAAGAAAAAGGCATGGGAATATTATTTCTTTGTTGATTGTGTCGGACACTGTGAAGATAAAAAGCTCGAGAAGGTTGTTGGGGAACTGAATAAAGTATCACATTTTGTCAAAATATTAGGTTCATATCCCCGCAGTACGTTAAGGGAAGGAATTTAATAGCGCTTAGCGGATAGCGTTTAGTTTAAAGTCGAAATACTAACCACGATTCACGAATCACGGTAGTTATTATGAGTATATACAAATTAGCTAAAAAAGAAGTATTAAAAATTAAGCCGTATGAGCCCGGTAAGCCTATTGATGAGCTTGCTCGTGAAATGGGACTTAAAAGTATCATTAAAATGGCTTCAAATGAAAATGTTCTGGGCCCTTCACAAAAGGCTGTAAAGGCTATGCAGAGGGTATTGGCTAAAGTATCTCTGTACCCTGATGGGGGAGCATATGATCTTAAGAAAAAGCTTTCTCAGAAGTATCGTATAGCAAAAGAGAACATTATTGTTGGTAACGGATCAAGTGAAATACTTGAGATGATCGCGCAGGCATTTTTAAACAAAAATGACGCGGTCGTGACCTGCTGGCCGACTTTTACGATCTATTCTATTATTACGCAAATTGCACAGGCGCATATGATCAAGGTGCCGTTAAAGAATTTTACCTATGATCTTGAGGGTATTCAAAAGAAGATCACTAAAAGAACAAAACTGGTTCTTATCAGTAACCCCAATAATCCGACAGGAACCTATGTGAATAAAAAAGCTTTAGGTGAATTTATTGATACTGTTGGGGAAAATGTTCTTGTTGTTATAGATGAAGCGTATGTTGAGTTTGCTGACGAAAAAGATTTTCCTGATACGTTGCCGTGGGTAAAAAAGAAGAAGAACATTATTGTTGTACGCACATTTTCTAAAATCGCGGGTATGGCGGGATTGCGTCTGGGATACGGCTTTGCCTCAAGAGAAGTAATTGATATCCTTAATCGTGTCAGGCCGCCCTTTAATACTAATAGTATTGCTCAGGTAGCCGGTACTGTCGCTTTAGATGATAGTGTGCATATGAATAAGACAAAAAAGATGGTTAAAGACGGGAAGAAGTATCTTTATGCTTCGTTTGATATGCTCGGATTAGAGTATGTAAAAACATCCGCAAATTTTATTCTGGTAAAAGTTGGAAATGCAAAGAAAGTTTTTACAAAAATGGTGCGTAAAGGGGTAATTATACGGGCAATGGATACATTTGATTTGCCTCAATATATTCGTGTAACGGTAGGTACTTCCAGTGATAATAAACGATTTATCGAGTGTCTGCATGATTGTTTGTAAAATGTTATTAGAGATAAGAAAAGATATTTTTTAAAGGAGGAATATTTCATGATTATAGTTCTCAGGCCCGGTGCCAAGACAACAGAAAAGAAGCATATTATCAAGAAGATGAAGGAAATGGGTTTTCAGACAATGGTCTCGGAAGGTCTTGAGCGGACCATTATAGGACTGATTGGCGAGGAAGATCTCTTAAGGACTCTTCCCATAGAAGCTATGCCCGGTGTTGAAAGAGTAATGCAGGTATTAAAGCCGTATAAACTCGTGAGTAGGGAATTTAAACCTGCGGATACGGTTGTTAAAGCAGGAAATGTCCGTATCGGCGGGAAAAAGATAGTTGTTGCTGCCGGCCCCTGCGCGGTCGAAGATAAAGATTCTCTTTTACACATAGGAAAAGAAGTTAAGAAGGCCGGAGCTGTTATATTGCGCGGTGGGGCATTCAAACCTAGATCTTCTCCATACGCATTTCAGGGACTGGGCGAAGAGGGTTTGAAATATTTGCAGTATGTACGCGAAAAAACAGGGTTACTTGTGGTATCTGAAGTGATGGATACGCGAGATGTCGCTTTGGTCGAGGACTATGTTGATATTATTCAAATCGGTGCGCGAAATATGCAGAATTTTAATTTATTGAAAGAAGTAGGACTTGCTAAAAAACCGATATTGTTGAAACGCGGGCTTATGGCGACGGTAAAAGAATTTCTGATGTCAGCTGAATACATTCTTTCGCAAGGTAACTTTAATGTGATTTTATGTGAACGCGGTATTCGGACATTCGAAGATAGTACTCGTAACACGCTTGATGTTTCTGCTATTCCGGTAATAAAATCTTTGTCACACTTACCGGTGATCGTTGATCCGAGTCATGCCGCGGGAAAATGGGAATATGTTAGCGCATTATCTAAAGCCGCAGTTGCAGCCGGTGCTGACGGATTGATCGTTGAAGTGCATCATAAGCCGGAAGATGCTATGAGTGATGGCGAGCAGTCTCTTTTACCGAAAACATTTTCTGCAATGATGAAAGAATTAAAACCGATTGCAGTGGCAATAAAAAGAACAATATAGGTGTTGTATGACGCTATGTAAAAAAATAACCATTATTGGTATGGGTCTTTTGGGTGGTTCTATTGCTAAAGAGCTCGTTGAAAAAAGAATGGCTGAAGTAATCTGCGGGATAGTGAGAAGGAAAGAGGTTATTGATGAAGTAACTCAATGTACCGGTGCGGATATTGTTACCGATGACGTTCAAAATGGAATAAAAGATGCTGATATTGTGGTGCTTGCCATACCGGTTGATCAGATGGAAAGCGTTGCTCACGTTGTTAGAGAAAGCGTTAAACCAACGGCAATAATTACTGATGTTGGTAGCGTGAAAGGCGTTGTTGTTGAAAAACTAGAGAAGATATTTCAAGATCACGGGGCATATATCGGTTCACATCCTATGGCAGGTAAAGAAAAGAGTGGTATTAAGCATGCTGAAGCGTCACTTTTTTATGATGCGACTGTGATTGTGACACCTACCGAATCTACGCAAAAAGAAGCAGTAACGATTATAGAAGACTTTTGGTCATCTCTTGGTGCTAAGGTCATGCGGTGTAATCCTTGCCAGCATGATAGGGTAGTAGCCGCGGTGAGCCATCTACCTCATGTTGTTAGCGCTGCACTTTTACATACTGTTACATCTGTAAATAACGATACGTGTGATCCGTTTAGTTGTACAGGTCCGAGTTTTAGGGATATGACGAGAATTGCATCAAGTTCACCTGAAATGTGGGCGGCAATAATGCATGCAAATAAAGATGAAGTTATCCAGTGCATAGATGCGCTTACAGAAGATGTCCTCCAGCTAAAAAACGCTCTTATTAATGATGATAAAAAAGATGTGTTAGACTATTTTGCATCTGCTAAGCAGGAAAAAGAATCACGCCCATAGCATATTTGTTTTATTACAGGAAAATCAATAACAGTATGAGCCATAAAATTACCGTTTCAAAAGCAAAAAGTGTTCAGGGAGTAATCACTGTTCCGGGAGATAAATCTGTCTCGCATAGGGCCGCCCTCTTGTCGGCTATGGCTACCGGCACTACACGTATATCAGGATATCTTACCAGTGGTGACTGTATTCATACTCTTAAAGCGCTTACAGAGCTGGGTGTTTCAATAGAGGGGATCGGTACCACTGATGTTACCGTTTGTGGTGTTGGGCTCGATGGTTTTATTATGCCGAAAAGGATTCTTGATTGCGGGAATTCGGGGACAGGTATGCGTCTTTTATCGGGTCTTCTTGCCGGACAGCATTTTACAACTGCGATTACCGGTGATGAATCTCTTCAGAAACGGCCGATGAAAAGGATCATTGATCCGTTAGGGCAAATGGGAGCGATTATAGAAGGGCTTGACGGGACTGCATATCCGCCACTTTCGATAAGAGGTGCGGCATTGAAGGGAATAACCTATCACATGCCTGTTGCAAGTGCACAGGTAAAGTCTGCGATACTTATCGCGGGGATTTGTGCTGAAGGTAAAACAACGGTTATTGAAAAAGTAAAATCAAGAGACCATACTGAACGAATGATGCATTATTTGGGGATCCCGATTGATGTTGAAGGCATGAAAATAACTGTTGTCGGGCAGAAGCAATACAATGCAAAAGACATAGATGTTCCGGGCGATATTTCTTCGGCGGCATTTATGATTGTTGCGGCACTGATCGTGCCTGGATCAGAGCTTGTGATCAAGAATGTGTGTCTCAATCCAACCCGCACAGGTATTATTAGTGTGCTAAGGAGAATGGGTGCTCAGATTGATATACATATAAAAGAAACAATTCATACTATCGAGCCGGTAGGGGACATAACTGTTCGTTACAGTGATTTAGTTTCTACTGAGATATCAGGAGATGAAATTCCCAATGTTATAGATGAATTACCGATCATTGCAATCGCTGCAGCACATGCACAAGGAAAAACTATTATTAAAGATGCCCGTGAATTGCGGGTAAAAGAAACGGACAGAATAACTGCGGTGTGCACTAATCTGAAATTAATGGGTGTTGATGTACGTGAATTTGATGATGGGTTTGAAGTTGTTGGAGGTGAAAATTTTCAGGGGGGAAGTTTTGAGAGTTTTGATGATCATCGCATTGCTATGAGTATGATTATTGGCGGACTCGCTACTGATGAACCGACGACAGTACATAATACCGATTGTATAGACACTTCATTTCCCGGTTTCAAAGATCTTGTTCAGAGAATTACAGTATAAAAACAGCTTTAAGCTCTAAGCTGTAAGTTGTAAGCAAACGCTTTGCGGTTCTCGGTTAGCGAAAAAAACTAAAAAGCGCGCACAACAAGATGCAAAGACGTGGGTTGCGGTGTTGTAAATCGTATTTCATATTTCTTCTGTAGGTTGTACATTGTTTTAAGTATTGTCTTATGGGGGTATGCACTTGACACAAGTTAATAAATTCTATAGTTTAGAACTCATGATATTGAAAATAAAATTATGCTATTTGATGGGGTAAAGATTCTGCCTAATGTACATAGAATAGCCTCCTTGTTAAAACGTTG from Candidatus Ancaeobacter aquaticus includes:
- a CDS encoding site-2 protease family protein; protein product: MDSSIYIIIATILLFLFAITIHEFSHGWIAYKCGDNTAMSMGRLTLNPLSHIDIFGTVILPLLLLFSGLPPFGYAKPVPVNFGNLGNPKRDMIWVAIAGPASNIVAAVAIALILKVLHISFSSVAGKVLFYGMVINLYLAIFNLFPIPPLDGSRVVTGLLPYRYAVPYNKIEPFGFLIILGLFYFGILQRILTPIVILFLKFMGFGNVMH
- a CDS encoding segregation/condensation protein A, whose amino-acid sequence is MNTENTGSYKVDLEVFEGPLDLLLYLIKKDEIDIYDIPIEKITDQYLEYMELLKMLDIDIAGEFLVMAATLMYIKSRTLLPVEDQLPLEEDEEDPRFELVKQLLEYKKFKEFAEQLRDKEHEQANVFARSLGKEVVVEEEGAEKPPLDVNIFDLITAFSDVLNRADEISLTKMFDDKFTVEDKRAHLIDRLQSENKIKFNDLFTNLTTRPEIIVTFLALLELIRLKQARAIQDEAFGELVIARVEQE
- the scpB gene encoding SMC-Scp complex subunit ScpB, encoding MSEHTLKSIVEALLFVTDRPLTLKEIRDIVQDTANVDSGDIRAVIDELSKEYRESKRSYQIIEIANAFQFRTLPEFAPWLSKLFRQESKSKLSQPALETLAIISYKQPITRIEIESIRGVNIDGIMKTLLEKDLIKIVGKKDVPGHPFLFGTTKTFLSHFGLKDLDELPQMSEFKEMIKAEKEQVVDDVKGWAK
- the pheA gene encoding prephenate dehydratase, translating into MNLKEMREKINTYDTKIIKLINERIKVALKIGKLKVQNNADIYAPEREKEVYNRVVKENMGPLKDMSIKAIYREIMSGALSLEKQLVIAYLGPAASYTHQAALSKFGSSLDYIPMKNITDVFTEVEKGYADYGVVPIENSTEGIINHTLDMFVDSSLKIYSEVYLEINHNLLAREKGLQKIKKIYSNPQVFGQCRGWLQANVPNAELVEVSSTTRAAQIAQKEKNAAALAGILASELYGLRVIAEGIEDASHNVTRFLIIGKRSGKKTSDDKTSIMFSVKDKVGALYEALLPFRKNNINLTKIESRPSKKKAWEYYFFVDCVGHCEDKKLEKVVGELNKVSHFVKILGSYPRSTLREGI
- the hisC gene encoding histidinol-phosphate transaminase is translated as MSIYKLAKKEVLKIKPYEPGKPIDELAREMGLKSIIKMASNENVLGPSQKAVKAMQRVLAKVSLYPDGGAYDLKKKLSQKYRIAKENIIVGNGSSEILEMIAQAFLNKNDAVVTCWPTFTIYSIITQIAQAHMIKVPLKNFTYDLEGIQKKITKRTKLVLISNPNNPTGTYVNKKALGEFIDTVGENVLVVIDEAYVEFADEKDFPDTLPWVKKKKNIIVVRTFSKIAGMAGLRLGYGFASREVIDILNRVRPPFNTNSIAQVAGTVALDDSVHMNKTKKMVKDGKKYLYASFDMLGLEYVKTSANFILVKVGNAKKVFTKMVRKGVIIRAMDTFDLPQYIRVTVGTSSDNKRFIECLHDCL
- the aroF gene encoding 3-deoxy-7-phosphoheptulonate synthase, yielding MIIVLRPGAKTTEKKHIIKKMKEMGFQTMVSEGLERTIIGLIGEEDLLRTLPIEAMPGVERVMQVLKPYKLVSREFKPADTVVKAGNVRIGGKKIVVAAGPCAVEDKDSLLHIGKEVKKAGAVILRGGAFKPRSSPYAFQGLGEEGLKYLQYVREKTGLLVVSEVMDTRDVALVEDYVDIIQIGARNMQNFNLLKEVGLAKKPILLKRGLMATVKEFLMSAEYILSQGNFNVILCERGIRTFEDSTRNTLDVSAIPVIKSLSHLPVIVDPSHAAGKWEYVSALSKAAVAAGADGLIVEVHHKPEDAMSDGEQSLLPKTFSAMMKELKPIAVAIKRTI
- a CDS encoding prephenate dehydrogenase gives rise to the protein MTLCKKITIIGMGLLGGSIAKELVEKRMAEVICGIVRRKEVIDEVTQCTGADIVTDDVQNGIKDADIVVLAIPVDQMESVAHVVRESVKPTAIITDVGSVKGVVVEKLEKIFQDHGAYIGSHPMAGKEKSGIKHAEASLFYDATVIVTPTESTQKEAVTIIEDFWSSLGAKVMRCNPCQHDRVVAAVSHLPHVVSAALLHTVTSVNNDTCDPFSCTGPSFRDMTRIASSSPEMWAAIMHANKDEVIQCIDALTEDVLQLKNALINDDKKDVLDYFASAKQEKESRP
- the aroA gene encoding 3-phosphoshikimate 1-carboxyvinyltransferase, coding for MSHKITVSKAKSVQGVITVPGDKSVSHRAALLSAMATGTTRISGYLTSGDCIHTLKALTELGVSIEGIGTTDVTVCGVGLDGFIMPKRILDCGNSGTGMRLLSGLLAGQHFTTAITGDESLQKRPMKRIIDPLGQMGAIIEGLDGTAYPPLSIRGAALKGITYHMPVASAQVKSAILIAGICAEGKTTVIEKVKSRDHTERMMHYLGIPIDVEGMKITVVGQKQYNAKDIDVPGDISSAAFMIVAALIVPGSELVIKNVCLNPTRTGIISVLRRMGAQIDIHIKETIHTIEPVGDITVRYSDLVSTEISGDEIPNVIDELPIIAIAAAHAQGKTIIKDARELRVKETDRITAVCTNLKLMGVDVREFDDGFEVVGGENFQGGSFESFDDHRIAMSMIIGGLATDEPTTVHNTDCIDTSFPGFKDLVQRITV